The genome window TTTCTGATCTTGGTTTATGGGGGATTTTCGCACTTGCTGACAAAATTTGCGTGGTATTGTGAGTTGGAAACTCCTTGTTTGTTATGCTCAAGGCTTGATCATGTATTTGGGGAAGGACCTGGATACTACCGGATTCTACTATGCACTAATCACAGAGAGGAAATTTCATCGACTATATATTGTCAGATTCATGATAAGCTTTGTGATCTTGGAGAGATGTGTGAAGAATGCTTCACGTCAACTGCAATGCAGAACAGGCTTAGCTCAGGATCGTACAAGATAATGATGGGGAGATCAGGGATTGATTTTGAGCGTGGTGGTTTCCAGAGtccttatattagaaataattttcTACCTCTAGCAAGGGAATGTGTGTGTTGCAATAAGCCACTGAAAACTAAAACAAAGGCTCAGAGATTGCTCCAGAAGACTCCAGTTGGGCTTGGTGCTTCTAGAGCTAATGTTCGGCCTCCTCTGCCTCGTATGCCTGGGCGTAGCCGCTTGAGCTACCGGGATAACTTGAAAAAGATTAGGGAAAATATGTCAGACTCAGCTACATCTCCTCGTAGCAGGACTGCTGAGAAGATGATGTCGTATGCAGGTTATGCTGAACTAAAATTCAATTCTAATCCTAATTCTGAGTCAGAGTCAGACTTCCCATATTCTGATGACGATGATGGAAGTTCTACCAGCCAATATAAATTTGAACCCAGCGATTCTTTTTTTGCTCAGTTGAGCTCAGATTATCATGCCAGAAAAGCCAAGCCTTCATCTACACCGCCACCAGAGCTAACTTTTCCAGATGATGTTACTTCATCATCCAACATCGTCAAAGGTCCTAGGGGTGAATCAGCGGAGACTTTAAAATCTTCTCTCTCTCGGATATCTAGTATGAATAGATTATCTGATCATATGTTGCCAAAGGTTGTCCCTCCCAAGTCCAATGCAGCTGAAACCCCTCTTGAAGTTTCACCAGATAAAGCATCAACAATGATTGCAACTCAAGCAGATTTGATAAAAGAAACTGCTTCATCGAACGATGCAGATATTAGTGATCTCAGTAAGACAGGTGTAACTAATAAAGGAAGAGATGTACCAAGTCCGCTGCCTGCACAAGAAGCAAATAGTGATTCTGTCAAAGTTGATAACACAGAAAATTTGCAGCCACCAGTAAGTAATTCTTCTAGCCCAGAAGGGATTCGGGTTATTAAGAAATCTGCTTCAATAGATAAATTTGATTCTGATTATGAATCTGTTGACATTAGTATTGTCCCTGAAATTCAAGGTGAAGATATTGTAGATCGGTTAAAGCGACAAATTGACTATGACAAAAAAATACTCAGTTCTTTGCACAAGGAACTGGAGGAGGAAAGAAATGCATCTGAAATATCTGCAAGTCAGGCAATGGCTATGATCACAAAGTTGCAAGAGGAGAAGTCAGAACTGCGGATGGAATCTGCGCAGCGCTTGAGAATTATGGAGGAACAGGCAGAATACGATATGGAAGCTCTGAATAAGGCTGATGAACTACTCGTTGAAAAGGAGATGTTGATACTAGAACTGGAAACAGAACTAGAATATTACAGGAATAACATGGATGAATCTATATTGGGGAATCAGACTGGTGAAACCTCCAAACGAAAAGAGGGAAACAAGAAACTTTTAAATTATGAAGTACCAGAGATTGATGCTGATGCTAATTCCCCTTCTGAATCAAGATCTGTCCAAACATATGAAGGGGGTGACAAATTTACCTATGATATGTCTTCTTTCTTTGATTTTGTGgatgaaaagaaatatattacGCAATGTTTAAAAAATCTAGAGAGAAAGCTTCACCAACTTTCTGCTAATGCGGCATCCAGTGGCACCCTTAATGGCATGCATTCTGCACATATTACAGATGCAAAAGAAAGCACAGATGAAAAGGAAAGGGTAGAGGGAAATTTTACTGATAGAGAGGCTAAAGCTGACCGCCAGGATGAAAACATTGGCATTGATGCAACTAGAACGCATGGAAACCCTTCTACTCATGATGAGAATACTCCTTCAGTTGAGGACAGACATCATATTAGTGAAGAAAGCCATTCTGATCATCAAAAAAGAGTGGAACACGGTGAACAAATTGATTTGGGTACTCTTGAACATGAAATTTCGGACCTTAATGAAAGGTTAGAAGCGCTTGAGGTAGACCATGAAATCCTTGAGCATAGTGTTAACAGTCTTCGAGGTGGAAAAGAGGGAGTCCAATTCCTTCAAGAGATAGCTGGCCAGCTCCAGGAATTGAGAAAAGTCGAGTTTGGAgaaaaatgattattatgtctCTCAATGCTGCATCATAAAGCGTGGAAGGTTAGATTTTGCTGTACAATCTTAGGTGATTGTaattgttttaataatatatcatcTGGTTTAGAAATTATCTCAGCCATAACCAAGTATACGTTGCTTGTAAATCCTCACATTTTTGTCTATTTTTTTATCGTCTCGTAATGATCATATGAGTTGCAGTAGAAATATCTTGTGATGCAACACAATACGACCCATGGTTACATATATTTCCGTTTGTACTCAAAAACTGCATGCTTGGATGATTATGTAAACTCTCTTTTTCTCCCAGTATATTTTTAAGTATTGTGTAGATATTATGATGCatggattctataatatatatatatatatatatatatatatatatatataggattaATTATGAGAAAGGCTTTCAAAATCCTGTGTTTTAGGCTTGCTAAAAAATATGTTGTAATTGAGTTCAATTTTTTAAGAGCTTACTTTTCTGGAGCTGTGCTCTCTAGGTTAAGCTAAGGAATTTTAGATTGTAGAAACCGTGGGTTCAAATATCCTAGAAATCCTAGGATATCAGGGAGTTGTGTTATAAAGGCTTGTAATGTGTTGTTTTTGAGTAATTATATAATCACACACCAAGCTCTTGGGGTATCAAGAAATTAGTCATAATGAAGTTAGGGGTCGAAACTAAAGTGATATTCACTGGCTTATTTTAAAGTTATTTACGTTTTGTAGTTGCATATGATCACACAGCATACTTCTTCTTTTTCCTATCTGAATCTTCAAAGTACCAAGTAGCCGTTTACAATCCTGTCATTCGACTGCATTAAGTTggtaaaatcttaaaaataacaatttagACATGACACCTCTGACCTATGCACCCTCCTTTAAGGTTCTGCAATTTAGGACATGTTGTTGATTAAGAAATAAGTTCTTAGCTTCTGCACTTTCAGATATGTTGTTAATCACGAAATAAGTTCTTATATATTAATGTAGATCCACATTTCATAATTTGATCTTATAAAGTTAGTAAGGATTCTTCTCCGAACTTTATGATACACTAAATAACTTCCAGAGCAATTCATTTGGCTATTACTGGATTCCCTCTAAGTGTGTGCTAAACCTCTATCAAGTGGTAGAATATCTTGCCATaaatctctaatttttttttcttcttcaggTCAGCACTCAAAGGCACTCAGAGGAACCTGTAAATTGTCGAATCATTCAATAATCAATGTTGAAGTGACACTGTATGGATAAGTTGCACCGTCTTTCTTATCTGTGAATAATGAGTTGCAAATTGCCAGAGCCAGACGCAATCAAGTGAAGTTCTTACGCTATCTCTCTGGAGTAAGATATGGCTATCCTCATTCAACTAGTTGTCGAGTTTGAAAGGCTTTATTCCCATTTCACCTAGTTGGATTTGGTTTTCTTTTGCATGATGTCTCCGACATC of Daucus carota subsp. sativus chromosome 3, DH1 v3.0, whole genome shotgun sequence contains these proteins:
- the LOC108212900 gene encoding probable myosin-binding protein 4, with product MAVSGYSSMNSGRNLNGFMTILSSAACEWFLMFLILVYGGFSHLLTKFAWYCELETPCLLCSRLDHVFGEGPGYYRILLCTNHREEISSTIYCQIHDKLCDLGEMCEECFTSTAMQNRLSSGSYKIMMGRSGIDFERGGFQSPYIRNNFLPLARECVCCNKPLKTKTKAQRLLQKTPVGLGASRANVRPPLPRMPGRSRLSYRDNLKKIRENMSDSATSPRSRTAEKMMSYAGYAELKFNSNPNSESESDFPYSDDDDGSSTSQYKFEPSDSFFAQLSSDYHARKAKPSSTPPPELTFPDDVTSSSNIVKGPRGESAETLKSSLSRISSMNRLSDHMLPKVVPPKSNAAETPLEVSPDKASTMIATQADLIKETASSNDADISDLSKTGVTNKGRDVPSPLPAQEANSDSVKVDNTENLQPPVSNSSSPEGIRVIKKSASIDKFDSDYESVDISIVPEIQGEDIVDRLKRQIDYDKKILSSLHKELEEERNASEISASQAMAMITKLQEEKSELRMESAQRLRIMEEQAEYDMEALNKADELLVEKEMLILELETELEYYRNNMDESILGNQTGETSKRKEGNKKLLNYEVPEIDADANSPSESRSVQTYEGGDKFTYDMSSFFDFVDEKKYITQCLKNLERKLHQLSANAASSGTLNGMHSAHITDAKESTDEKERVEGNFTDREAKADRQDENIGIDATRTHGNPSTHDENTPSVEDRHHISEESHSDHQKRVEHGEQIDLGTLEHEISDLNERLEALEVDHEILEHSVNSLRGGKEGVQFLQEIAGQLQELRKVEFGEK